The Siniperca chuatsi isolate FFG_IHB_CAS linkage group LG17, ASM2008510v1, whole genome shotgun sequence genomic sequence AGCTCTTtagtttttggtctccaccaactcctgagggaaatatttggctctttagctgctaaacggCAGTGTTGAGTGATAATAGCTAAAAGTGTGTTGttacatttgctttttttttcaacagcaTAAAACCAGGTAACAgaagttacattacatttttttagttgacgcttttatccaaagcgacttacaataagtgcattcaaccatgtggataaaatccaaaaattgcaagaatcatgcaagtgcatcaacttcatcaaatatgctgaactgcttgaAGTGAGATATTttagagatagagaaagagttgaaagagagaaataaatcaaatgtcaCAGGATGGGTCAAAGATAGCAAgctcttttattttcatattttgtttctttccattCATTACCTCTCCATGCTGTGTCGATTTGCAGTACAAGTCAGAGAGGAGCAGCCTGGGTTCCCCGCAGGactggagagagaggcaggaggcATCCACACCTGTCAAAGAGGAGGGAGCTCTCAACAGCAAGAACAGCAACGGTTTTGGTGTCAAATCCTTGGAGCACCGCATGGTCGGTCTCAACCTCCTGGAGAGCAAATAATCCAGGAAATAGTCACTTCTTTTGTCCACTATTCTCCCTTGAAGCAGCACGTAGCCAACCTCACCTTTCTGGAGGACATGTAATCCAGGAAATACTTCACTCCCCTCATCCCCATGCACCCACCAATGAGTGGGCCAGAGCTGTGGGGTGAAGATGGTTGCCTGGGTCAGTCAGAGTTTGTATTTGCTGTCTGGATGATGAATTGTAAGGTtcacagaggaaaaagcagaTCCAAGCTCTCTGTGCCCAGGGACAGTTTTACCCCAGGGTAGCTTGTTACCTGAAGCACCAGTTCCACCCCAGTCCACAAGATGGAGACAATCAGCCAACACTATGACTTTGCCATTTGCAGTGAGCCATACATCCGTCTCCACTATGTGCCTCTGTGTAACAAGCCTATTTGCTTTGTGGTGTACTGTAAAAATGTTGCACATGTTAGCCAAATTGTGGGGGGGCACGCAGTGAAATGGCTGAAAACCCACCATGCATGATGCCATCATCACCAaacctctgtgtttgtttatggtCAATGTGTCATGTGTGTCAGGTTTGTGATGTTATCACTTGTTCTGTAATTCTGCCATAGTGGTACACTCTGTCCTTGATCACTGGCATTGTAGTCAGCATCTCACTGGGATAAATAAGTATTTTAAAAGTCAACCATGCCATATGATTGTCTAATTTCCATACAGTTTGCTATGGAATGTTCCCTATGTGTCATGTTagtaacaaaatgcaaaaatcacagtttaatGCCAAATATGATTGTCCTCATGACGACGCTCTGATCTTCAGCTTGCTACTTGTATGAAATATAAAGCTCTTAATCCTCCAGTATACATCACTGGAAATTTTTATTTGGGCCTGGtttctccaaaatgtcagaTGATAAAGATAAAGCTTATCACTAAGATGCTTTTGGGATGTCAAAACCTTACTTTATACTGTCCTGAGTATTATAAAATCattctgtatatactgtaatacattttttcctcacaaaagaaatgaaagataaTTCTGAACTGGCACCTGTGTCAAATGGAGCCTTGAAGTGTACTTGTTATGAAGACTATCATTGTGAAGCTGCCTAATTGGCCAGTATGTATTAAATGGTATATGGTATGTATAAAATGGTActtgaaaaatacatacatacatacatacacacacacacacacacacactaagtaTCCTAAGGTAATGACTTTGGTACTAGTTGAGGGTGtgataatgacaaataaataacgCTTAAGCTTAACGCATTAAGCTTTAGAGATGCTTTGTACAGTCTGAGAGCAGCTAAGGATGCTGGGTATTGTAGTGGCGCTACAGATGTGAAGAAAATCATAGATCTAGTTTTGGATCATCTATTCTTTTGACAATTGAAAGATTAATAAagtgacacaaaaaaataaacagtatttttctTAAATCACTGTCTGTTGTCTTTATTGACTTTctataaaaataattcaaactggaTATTAGTTCGGGGTATTTAACAAAGAGACAATATGTCATGCTTTCCTCTATTTCCTAatttttaaattagaaaaaccaaacaatgaataaaGAACTTGAATGCTAAGTGCTTCCTGAAACCTTCCTCAATttccaaaacaatgaaaagcaaTGTGTAAATAGTCTAGAGGCACAGTGCTGTGCTTGCATTATCTGCAATAGTCCCTTTGAAGTGACCACACATAAATGACATAAATGTCACATTCCAGGATAATGTTCTCAGTCTTCATCCAACCTGGTGGGAGTGGAATGAAGGGAAGCTCTCCCAGAACAGTTTTGACTTAAATAAGTAGAGAAAGTGGAGCTCCGTCAAGTGGGTTGTGATTGGCCAACAGTACGTTTGGAGACGACGCTCTCAAACTCCTCTCTGCTCAGAAGATTCTCCGTTATGCTCTTGCTCTCCTCAAACTTTGGCAGGATGACAGCGATGTATCCTTCGGTGGATGGCTGTTCAGATTTGACAAAGCACTATTaagacatttcaaacatttgtaTTGATAAGATTAGATGAAACTCTGTGGTAGAGAAACTGACAGTTTCCAGATGTGGACCATGAAAACTGTCATGCAGTCAAAACTGATAttgacaaaaaacaatacattgaatgtttttacatttatccAAATGTATGGTCTAATGCAGGACGATATACAGTATCGTGTGCAACACtatttacattaataaatgcaaatatgtgAATTGATTAAATTCACAGGATTGATGGACGAACTTAAACATGGTATTCTAGACGTGCACATGATAATGATAgcattacagtgtaaaaatgtatatttaccTTTTCCAGCAAGAGTGTAGGTGTTTCTAAAATACTCTCATTGACCTCAAGAAGACGGCCCCGGATGCAACTAAAACGATGATAGATTTGTTTGACTGATCATGACATACAAGCAAGTGGAACGTATGCCTAGAAAAACAGACTATTGTCTCACCTGTAGATTGTGTATTCAGTTTCATCTGTGCATGTTATCCTACACAGAGGAGCAAAATCTGTAAGGAACTGACCCCCCtaaaatgggaaaaaatggTTGACAAGCATTTAAGGCCAAGTTGACCACTTAAAAATGTGAGAAGTGAAGATAACACAAGTACAAATGTATGCACAGACCAAAATCTGTAGCTCTATTAATTATTATGAATTTACCCGCTTGGACTTCCCAGACACTTTATTGTTCAGCCGACTGCAGCCATTACTGATCTGGTAATTGATGCTTTTGATTGTCCGCCCACTCTGAAGGATCGGGTGAGTGTCTGCTAATGTGACAACACATATTCTGCAGGGaacaaacacaaatttaaaagtgCGCCTTGAAAAGGAATACCAAAAGTtaacaatgtgtgtatgtaatgtaaCAGTGTATGTAAatcatttgcacattttaatagggagtatctatctctctctcatatatatatatatatatatatatatatatatatatattcagatAGGGCCCAGGAAATACAATATCAACTAAATACACTGGGTGACCATTAAAATAGAAACCCCTGTACACTGTAATATGAAATCAACTATAATGATATCACCTGTTTTGAGGCTTATACTTTATTGAAGCTGTACGTTTTATTAGTTTGCATTAAACATTTATGgaaggtgtttctaatatttgaGTTCCCCCATAGACAATATTTTAGAAACCTCtttaaatataatgcaatactACCACAAAAAGCCTCAAAACCAAAGTGAAGCAAGACCAAGTGATCTCAACAACAGCCGAACATTTAAGGTGAGCAGTATTCATCCCAGGGCATTGCAGCACAGGTGTCTCTATAATAAAAAGGTCACTCAATTACCATTTACAATAATGACTATTCATTTGGTAATTATCACCACCTGGTGTTGATTTCACTGTTTGCCCATCACACTCGTTACCTGTTTGAATGCTGCAGGATGCAGTGGTCCTCACATGGTTTCCCCTTCAtatctaaataaaaacaacggCAATAATGTTAACGCATCCgtgacattttaattaaaatgtaatgtatttttaaaatgtaaatgctggGTAATTATCAAATTATTTAGTGCTCTCTGCCCTTGAGGTCTCAAGTtaaactaacgttagctgagTTAGCCACCGGACAGCTAACATTGAGTGACATTATATTTACCGGCTCTGTACCATCGTGTGTAATATCGGTCGACAACTGAAGGCGCCTTTGCTTCTGGGTCTTTCTGCTCTACGCAGTCCATCAAAAGTATTCACAATACAGGTTGTAAGAAAATTACTAATTTAAAGCAATGTCTACGCTTGTTCACTATAGTTACTTTGCTAGACGGACAGCAAAACATGTGGCGCCACCGGACGGGCggtccttcttcttcttcttcttcttcttggcaGTCAACGTTGTGGTGccgccaccaactggaatgGAGTTTGTTTCGGGATTTTAACTATACATTCACTTATTCATAAAAGAAatgattaaagaaaagaaaatgagaaaaaaagaaacacaccatAGTTATATCTCTTCTCCTAAGATACTGAAACATCAATAGACAACACTTCTCCCTAGAACTTCTTTGTAAAAGATCAaacctcatctttatttctttaaggtgCAGTGtcagttctcttctctcagcatcatattttggacagtaaatcataacatgTTCTAAAGTTTCTTCTTGATCACAGAATGTACATCTTCCTGtattatgttttcctattttacataatgtactGTTTAATCCTGTGTGCCCAAAACGTAGCCTGGATattattgtttcctctttcctggtTTTCCCCGTTTTCCTAATCACACCTACTTTTCTTTGAATGTCGTataaccaccttcctgttctcttttcttcccaCTGCTTTTGCCACCTTTCTTTCAACTTTCATCTTTAattgtggttttcatttccGTTTTACTAAGGGGTAGTAAATCTTCATCTAGTAAAAAATGAACTATAAATGATATGGTAATTTGAGAAAATGTCAGCGTAGATGTATTAAGAACCGGGTGTCTGTTGATCAGAAGTGCTACGACCCTTGTACGACTGATCCAGCTACCGCTACTCTCACTAGACATAACAGCATCACCATTTGAATAATTGACTTAATCTGAACCGCATGTGAATCTCCTCGCAGTACAGAGTTTCTGCTGCCCCAGTTTATTCACACCATCCTGGAGGACATTTGAAGGCTCTAGTCATCTGCCAAAATAATagtatttctcttttctctggaCAGGCAAGAACAATTTTTCTCAGAGTCAGGTTGACTTTGACTAACTGAGGATGTCAGTGTTGTGAACATTTCCAAAGCATCTCTTGCCCTTTTCAACTTTTATAAACATTACTGAAGTTTCCTAGTGATAGATATTGTCACTTGAGTCTTAACACACTGATTTCTGCCAGGCTTCTCATCCTTAAGGCTGCATGAACAGTCgggcaaagcaggcaactgcACCAGGACTCCAGACCCTCAGGGGCCCCAAGACCCCATTTACTGTGTGTCACTTAATTTGTGGTCAGATTTTTCAACAGTAACATACAATACCAATTCAAATAATAAGGgccttaaggctgctcctgcaTTATTACTTGGCTGGCCCCTGTCTTGGAGATGGGCCCCTATGTCAAAAATCTTGTTAAAACAAATTTGTGTTTGAACAAATTACCACAGCATGTTGCATTTTTAGGCCCTGTAGCATGGTCATGCAGTTGGAAGCTGTAGTGTTGCTACCTAGGACATATTGTGAGAGCAATTTTTCACATTGCCCACTAGATGTCAGACTACTGCTAACAAGTGCAGCATACTGTATCGTGGATGTAATTTAACTCTACACATGCAAACTCCTCAAAAGACATCAAAGTTTATTCAAATGCAAATCCTCTGGTAGGCCTACATCTCCATATCTTTACACTAAAGTAATATCTAAagctaaacattttcatatttaattaaGATGCCTTTGTTTATGTGTAAACCAGGTAAACAATATACGATTGTTGTTATATGCCATCTCACAGTGTCTGTGATCATCTGCTCAATTTCCATACTTTCAACTAtgtgtcatttctttttttcacttttctctaATGATTCTCACAGATGGCAGATAGACATATAAGTATGTTGAGTCTGCATCCCAGTGGATTATGTAATGAGGAGGTCTGGGAGAGAATGGATGCAGGAATGAAGGACCGTTCCCCTCCCTGAATCTGGTAAGTAGCCTCTCTCTGACCCAGACCAATCACATACCGAACAAATCTGGCTGGATGTGCTACTTTCACAATGCTGAGGGAATATTCTTTGGGTATTGGTATCAGTATCGACATGAGGCAGACTAAGTAATGATGACTTCATTTTACATAattgagacaaagagagagcaagagcgagagagagtcaGCTGACGTTTGGGGGCACAATGAGTTTTCCATGTATCTACACACCACTACCAAGACTTGGAAAGTTTTGCTGTCAAGACCCATCGTAATGAGTTTTTCCATTACTCCTCCATCTGTGGTAGGCCGTGGTCTGCAATTAATTCAGTGATGAAACACAAAACCATTGTGGAAACAGTGGACACAAAGGGAGTATCCCATAGATACGCACTCCTGCTATTAGAGCAACAAGTAGATGCTGGATACCAAAAGTCAGGATTTGTCACGTCACATTGATTAGGTCACATGCAGTAGATCTTCAGTCAGGATAGATGGCATTCTGTGAAAGTTCATGAGGACGTTAACTGTTAACTTGCAGGTGACCTCCCTGGATGTTGGTATTTGCATCTGTGTTTATCAGTCTGTTCACTGCCTAAATGTATCCATCAGTCTGTGTACATTCCCAGCCCTTTACTACTTACTGTTGGAATGAAACATTGCTCAGTCTCCCAAATTTGAGACTTGACTTTGAGGTTCACTAGCTGGCTGTCAGACAGGCATCTCGAGTGTCTCCAGCTGCATaggcttctgtgtgtgtgtgtgtgtgtgtgtgagatgcacGCGTAGCTCCACGTCAGCTACTGCAACAGCGAGCAGCCCTTTTTCTCTGGcctgctgtttgtctgtttggcTCCAGCAGTCTCTCCCACATGGAAGTTGTCCAACTTCTTTCTGTAGCTTGTCCTTTGTGCCAGAGGAGAGCCTGATAAGGGAAGAGAGAAGCGCTGACCAAGGAGGTTGATGCCTGCGTGGCTTATAGAAAACCTGTGACTTCTTCTTCTAGGACTGTTAGGACTGTACTCACCTAAGTAAAGTCAGAGACTAGAGAATTGAGGATTTCCTGGTTCGTGgcacacatttttgcatgtggttttagcaagagagacagatgagatATTTCTGTGAGTGAGAGAATTATTGCGAGAAAGGGGATTTCTTTTTCCTAAGTGGTTCATGCAAACAAGCTATCAGTAACACTTTCAGCAATTCATTGTTTAGGAGGGGAATTGCATGCAGTCCAGGCTCACCCTCAGTATCTCAGTTAATAAATGTCTGCCCGTCCTTTTCCTGGAAAGCATCGaggcacacacacctgcttttGCCATTTAACAGATCGAGCCAGATGC encodes the following:
- the abitram gene encoding protein Abitram isoform X3, encoding MKGKPCEDHCILQHSNRICVVTLADTHPILQSGRTIKSINYQISNGCSRLNNKVSGKSKRGGQFLTDFAPLCRITCTDETEYTIYSCIRGRLLEVNESILETPTLLLEKCFVKSEQPSTEGYIAVILPKFEESKSITENLLSREEFESVVSKRTVGQSQPT
- the abitram gene encoding protein Abitram isoform X1 is translated as MDCVEQKDPEAKAPSVVDRYYTRWYRADMKGKPCEDHCILQHSNRICVVTLADTHPILQSGRTIKSINYQISNGCSRLNNKVSGKSKRGGQFLTDFAPLCRITCTDETEYTIYSCIRGRLLEVNESILETPTLLLEKCFVKSEQPSTEGYIAVILPKFEESKSITENLLSREEFESVVSKRTVGQSQPT
- the abitram gene encoding protein Abitram isoform X2; this encodes MDCVEQKDPEAKAPSVVDRYYTRWYRADMKGKPCEDHCILQHSNRICVVTLADTHPILQSGRTIKSINYQISNGCSRLNNKVSGKSKRGGQFLTDFAPLCRITCTDETEYTIYSCIRGRLLEVNESILETPTLLLEKPSTEGYIAVILPKFEESKSITENLLSREEFESVVSKRTVGQSQPT